A genomic segment from Flavobacterium inviolabile encodes:
- a CDS encoding ABC transporter permease — translation MENFWSLFKREFRFFWQNKVLRLLFIGAPLLYGILLGYVYGKGKVTDLPIVVVDEDRSEMSAKVIQMFEDNEVLNVAATLYDQNNLSKVTIDKEAACVVMIPKGFEKKVLTKKYPEIITIVNTSNVLTANYASSALQVCLGTLKAGVQIETLRKQGTPENLVMTQYEPFRTTFIKKYNRSTNYMYFLWPGVLATVLQQVLLLGLALSFASEYENGTFRELVQKCPSLLKLMAVKIIPYLLMSFGLWILYWLFTLWFRIPFFDNLLPLTFVAGIFVISVCFIGVLVSILVPNQLKATEILMVIATPSFILSGFTWPLSQMPFWVQCVADVIPLTHFLKAFRILIIENGELSQTVSALRNMIIIGLVCGIASYIALYYKRKSILKNE, via the coding sequence TTCTTCTGGCAAAATAAGGTCCTTCGGTTATTGTTTATCGGAGCACCGCTTTTATACGGTATCTTATTGGGTTATGTTTACGGTAAAGGTAAGGTAACCGACCTGCCGATTGTAGTGGTAGATGAAGACCGCAGCGAGATGAGTGCGAAAGTCATTCAGATGTTTGAAGACAATGAGGTCCTGAATGTTGCCGCAACGCTGTATGATCAGAACAATTTATCAAAAGTCACCATCGACAAAGAAGCTGCCTGTGTGGTCATGATCCCGAAAGGGTTTGAAAAGAAGGTACTCACTAAAAAGTATCCGGAAATCATTACGATCGTCAACACTTCAAATGTGCTGACGGCCAATTATGCTTCTTCGGCTTTACAGGTCTGCCTGGGTACTTTAAAAGCCGGTGTGCAGATTGAAACCCTGCGCAAGCAAGGTACTCCCGAAAACCTCGTCATGACGCAATACGAACCGTTCAGAACGACTTTTATCAAAAAGTACAACCGCAGTACGAATTATATGTATTTCCTCTGGCCGGGCGTACTGGCAACCGTTTTACAGCAGGTTTTACTGTTAGGGCTTGCGTTATCGTTTGCCTCCGAGTATGAAAACGGAACATTCCGGGAACTGGTTCAGAAATGTCCGTCCCTGTTAAAGCTGATGGCTGTTAAAATCATTCCGTATCTGCTTATGAGTTTCGGATTATGGATCCTGTACTGGCTGTTTACATTATGGTTCCGGATTCCGTTTTTTGACAACCTGTTACCGCTTACTTTTGTGGCCGGCATCTTTGTGATTTCCGTCTGCTTTATCGGCGTACTAGTTAGCATACTGGTTCCGAACCAGCTTAAAGCAACCGAAATTTTAATGGTAATTGCCACACCCAGTTTTATTTTGAGTGGTTTTACGTGGCCGTTAAGCCAGATGCCGTTTTGGGTGCAATGTGTTGCCGATGTGATTCCGCTAACACATTTCCTGAAGGCTTTCCGGATACTGATTATCGAAAACGGGGAGTTATCCCAAACGGTTAGTGCGCTGCGCAACATGATTATCATCGGGCTCGTTTGCGGGATTGCTTCCTATATTGCCTTATACTACAAACGAAAAAGCATTTTGAAAAACGAATAA